One segment of Streptomyces roseifaciens DNA contains the following:
- a CDS encoding Fur family transcriptional regulator: MVDTDWQSNLRRRGYRLTPQRQLVLEAVDRLEHATPDDILTEVRRTAGGVNISTVYRTLELLEELGLVSHAHLGHGAPTYHLADRHHHIHLVCRDCTEVIEADLSVAAAFTEKLRADFGFETDMKHFAIFGRCAACSAGLASKEPPAAP; the protein is encoded by the coding sequence GTGGTGGACACCGACTGGCAGAGCAACCTCCGTAGGCGCGGGTACCGGCTGACGCCGCAGCGCCAGCTCGTCCTGGAGGCGGTCGACCGGCTGGAGCACGCGACACCGGACGACATCCTCACCGAGGTCCGGCGCACCGCGGGCGGCGTGAACATCTCCACCGTCTACCGGACCCTGGAGCTGCTGGAGGAGCTGGGCCTGGTCAGCCACGCCCACCTCGGGCACGGCGCCCCCACCTACCACCTCGCCGACCGGCACCACCACATACACCTGGTCTGCCGGGACTGCACGGAGGTCATCGAGGCCGACCTCTCGGTGGCCGCCGCCTTCACGGAGAAGCTGCGCGCGGACTTCGGCTTCGAGACGGACATGAAGCACTTCGCGATCTTCGGCCGGTGCGCGGCCTGCTCCGCCGGGCTCGCCTCGAAGGAGCCTCCGGCCGCGCCGTAG
- a CDS encoding DUF3099 domain-containing protein → MYARRRHLYFAMMGTCIGLFVLAWAVVRLWSVPAAVGMCLFAMVIPPVAAIVANRRGPDDRWWDDPSGDPKSDEWWDELDGKKRH, encoded by the coding sequence ATGTACGCGCGGCGACGCCATCTGTACTTCGCCATGATGGGCACCTGCATCGGACTGTTCGTCCTGGCGTGGGCCGTCGTGCGGCTGTGGTCCGTGCCCGCCGCGGTGGGCATGTGCCTGTTCGCGATGGTCATCCCGCCCGTCGCGGCCATCGTCGCCAACCGCCGCGGGCCCGACGACCGCTGGTGGGACGACCCCTCCGGCGATCCGAAGTCGGACGAGTGGTGGGACGAGCTCGACGGCAAGAAGCGGCACTAG
- a CDS encoding MoaD/ThiS family protein: protein MRYWAAAKAATGTAEEPYAARTLAEALDAARRRHAGSPEFARVLVRCSFLVDGAPVGTRDHASVQLAEGGTVEVLPPFAGG from the coding sequence ATGCGGTACTGGGCCGCGGCGAAGGCCGCCACCGGTACGGCCGAGGAGCCGTACGCGGCGCGGACGCTCGCGGAGGCGCTGGACGCGGCCCGCCGGCGGCACGCGGGATCCCCCGAGTTCGCCCGGGTGCTGGTGCGCTGTTCGTTCCTGGTGGACGGCGCCCCGGTCGGCACCCGTGACCACGCATCGGTCCAACTGGCCGAGGGCGGCACCGTCGAGGTGCTCCCGCCCTTCGCAGGAGGGTGA
- a CDS encoding sulfurtransferase translates to MSRSDVLVDADWVQARIDAGDPKTVIVEVDEDTSAYDKNHIKTAVRIDWKSDLQDPVRRDFVDQAGFEELLSSKGIANDDTVVLYGGNNNWFAAYAYWYFKLYGHQDVKLLDGGRKKWELDSRDLVAEVPQRPRTAYEAKPQDASIRAFRDDVVAAIGSLNLVDVRSPDEFSGKLLAPAHLPQEQSQRPGHVPTARNIPWSKSANDDGTFKSDEELTALYEGEGVDLSKDTIAYCRIGERSAHTWFVLHELLGQQNVRNYDGSWTEYGSLVGVPIELGAN, encoded by the coding sequence ATGAGCCGCAGTGACGTCCTGGTGGACGCCGACTGGGTACAGGCCCGCATCGACGCAGGCGACCCGAAGACCGTCATCGTGGAGGTCGACGAGGACACGTCCGCGTACGACAAGAACCACATCAAGACCGCCGTCCGGATCGACTGGAAGAGCGACCTGCAGGACCCGGTCCGCCGCGACTTCGTGGACCAGGCCGGCTTCGAGGAGCTGCTCTCCTCGAAGGGCATCGCCAACGACGACACCGTCGTCCTCTACGGCGGCAACAACAACTGGTTCGCCGCGTACGCCTACTGGTACTTCAAGCTCTACGGCCACCAGGACGTGAAGCTCCTCGACGGCGGCCGCAAGAAGTGGGAGCTGGACTCGCGCGACCTGGTCGCCGAGGTCCCGCAGCGCCCCCGCACCGCGTACGAGGCGAAGCCCCAGGACGCCTCCATCCGCGCCTTCCGCGACGACGTCGTGGCGGCCATCGGCTCGCTCAACCTGGTCGACGTCCGCTCCCCCGACGAGTTCAGCGGCAAGCTGCTCGCCCCGGCGCACCTCCCGCAGGAGCAGTCGCAGCGCCCCGGCCACGTGCCCACCGCGCGCAACATCCCGTGGTCGAAGTCGGCCAACGACGACGGCACCTTCAAGTCCGACGAGGAGCTGACGGCGCTCTACGAGGGCGAGGGTGTGGACCTGTCGAAGGACACCATCGCCTACTGCCGGATCGGCGAGCGCTCCGCGCACACGTGGTTCGTGCTGCACGAGCTGCTCGGCCAGCAGAACGTCAGGAACTACGACGGCTCCTGGACCGAGTACGGCTCCCTCGTCGGCGTGCCGATCGAGCTCGGCGCCAACTGA
- a CDS encoding DUF2993 domain-containing protein encodes MRAIRITLIIAVILGALFVGADRIAVYFAEEQAAEKIRSSQGLTGTPEVSIKGFPFLTQIADSSLEEVEVKLDGATASSGGQSIRVSGFDAKLQDVKIDSSFSSAVASRATGTAHLSYEDLSKATNDPTVKVGFGGRDAAGKSQVKVTGKVQLAGLPIERSVISTVTIVNGDTVRVRADQIPDEAKAFPGLERAIRQKTDFDRRISGLPKGIKLDKVVATQDGVDITLTGSNVNLAG; translated from the coding sequence ATGCGCGCGATACGCATAACCCTGATCATCGCGGTGATATTGGGGGCCCTTTTCGTGGGCGCCGACCGCATCGCCGTCTACTTCGCCGAGGAGCAGGCGGCGGAGAAGATCCGCAGCAGTCAGGGGCTGACCGGCACCCCCGAGGTCTCCATCAAGGGCTTCCCCTTCCTCACGCAGATCGCCGACTCCTCCCTGGAGGAGGTCGAGGTCAAGCTCGACGGGGCGACCGCGAGCTCGGGCGGGCAGTCGATCCGGGTGTCGGGCTTCGACGCCAAGCTGCAGGACGTGAAGATCGACAGCAGCTTCTCCTCCGCCGTCGCGAGCCGGGCGACGGGCACGGCGCACCTGTCGTACGAGGACCTCAGCAAGGCCACCAACGACCCCACGGTGAAGGTCGGCTTCGGCGGCCGGGACGCCGCCGGCAAGAGCCAGGTCAAGGTCACCGGCAAGGTGCAGCTCGCGGGGCTGCCCATCGAGCGCAGCGTCATCTCCACGGTCACGATCGTGAACGGCGACACCGTCCGGGTGCGGGCGGACCAGATCCCCGACGAGGCCAAGGCCTTCCCCGGCCTGGAGCGCGCGATCCGTCAGAAGACGGACTTCGACCGGCGCATCAGCGGCCTGCCGAAGGGCATCAAGCTGGACAAGGTCGTGGCGACGCAGGACGGTGTGGACATCACGCTGACCGGCTCGAACGTCAACCTGGCCGGCTGA
- a CDS encoding DsrE family protein produces the protein MAKKLVIKVTAGADAPERCSQAFTVAAVAVASGVEVSLWLTGESSWFALPGRAEEFELPHAAPLPDLIEGIRLGGGMITVCTQCAARRDIEEKDLIEGARIAGAQVFVQEAMADGVQALVY, from the coding sequence ATGGCCAAGAAGCTGGTGATCAAGGTGACGGCGGGCGCGGACGCGCCCGAGCGGTGCTCCCAGGCGTTCACGGTGGCGGCCGTCGCCGTCGCGAGCGGCGTCGAGGTGTCGCTGTGGCTGACCGGTGAGTCGTCGTGGTTCGCCCTGCCGGGGCGCGCGGAGGAGTTCGAGCTGCCGCACGCGGCGCCGCTGCCGGACCTCATCGAGGGCATCCGGCTGGGCGGCGGCATGATCACGGTGTGCACGCAGTGCGCGGCGCGCCGTGACATCGAGGAGAAGGACCTGATCGAGGGCGCGCGCATCGCCGGTGCGCAGGTGTTCGTCCAGGAGGCGATGGCGGACGGCGTGCAGGCGCTCGTCTACTAG
- a CDS encoding ABC transporter ATP-binding protein yields MQVDIEDLSIEVAGARLVSDVVLRAGSGQFVGLVGPNGSGKSTLLRCAYRALRPAKGTVRLDGDDFHALGAREGARRLAALPQESASEFDFTVAEVVAMGRLPHQSSAGRVTARDSEVCAAALERVGADHLAGRSFPTLSGGEKQRVLIARALAQEPKVLVLDEPTNHLDIAQQLEVLALVRDAGPTVLAALHDLDLAAAHCDVLYVIRGGRIVASGPPDEVLTAGLLADVFGVRAHRVPHPETGATRLLFDRLPAS; encoded by the coding sequence ATGCAGGTGGACATCGAGGACCTGTCGATCGAGGTCGCGGGCGCCCGGCTGGTGTCGGACGTCGTGCTGCGCGCCGGGAGCGGGCAGTTCGTGGGGCTCGTGGGCCCGAACGGCAGCGGCAAGTCGACCCTGCTGCGCTGCGCCTACCGGGCGCTGCGGCCCGCCAAGGGCACCGTCCGCCTCGACGGCGACGACTTCCACGCCCTCGGCGCCCGCGAGGGGGCGCGCAGGCTGGCGGCGCTGCCGCAGGAGTCGGCGAGCGAGTTCGACTTCACCGTGGCCGAGGTCGTCGCGATGGGCCGCCTGCCGCACCAGAGCTCCGCCGGCCGGGTCACGGCACGCGACAGCGAGGTGTGCGCGGCGGCGCTGGAGCGCGTGGGCGCGGACCACCTCGCCGGGCGGAGCTTCCCGACGCTGTCCGGCGGCGAGAAGCAGCGCGTCCTGATCGCCCGCGCCCTGGCCCAGGAGCCGAAGGTGCTGGTCCTGGACGAGCCCACCAACCACCTGGACATCGCCCAGCAGCTGGAGGTGCTGGCGCTCGTGCGCGACGCGGGCCCGACCGTCCTGGCCGCCCTGCACGACCTCGACCTCGCCGCCGCGCACTGCGACGTGCTCTACGTCATCCGGGGCGGCCGCATCGTCGCCTCCGGGCCGCCGGACGAGGTGCTGACCGCCGGGCTGCTCGCCGACGTCTTCGGCGTCCGGGCGCACCGCGTGCCGCACCCCGAGACCGGCGCGACGCGCCTGCTCTTCGACCGCCTGCCCGCTTCGTAA
- the dtd gene encoding D-aminoacyl-tRNA deacylase: protein MRAVVQRVDGARVVVDGETVGEIIGQGLCVLVGVTHDDTPQKAEQLARKLWSVRILEDEKSCSDVGAPLLVISQFTLYGDARKGRRPTWNAAAPGGVAEPLVDAVVAHLRALGAQVETGRFGADMKVSLTNNGPFTVIVEV, encoded by the coding sequence ATGCGTGCAGTGGTGCAGAGGGTGGACGGAGCGCGGGTCGTCGTGGACGGCGAGACCGTCGGGGAGATCATCGGACAGGGGCTGTGCGTCCTCGTCGGGGTGACGCACGACGACACCCCGCAGAAGGCGGAGCAGCTCGCCCGCAAGCTGTGGTCCGTACGGATCCTCGAGGACGAGAAGTCGTGTTCGGACGTGGGGGCGCCGCTGCTCGTGATCTCCCAGTTCACTCTCTACGGTGACGCCCGGAAGGGGCGGCGGCCCACGTGGAACGCGGCTGCCCCCGGCGGGGTGGCGGAGCCGCTGGTCGACGCCGTCGTTGCGCACCTTCGTGCGCTGGGGGCGCAGGTGGAGACGGGCCGTTTCGGGGCGGACATGAAGGTCTCGCTGACGAACAACGGCCCGTTCACGGTCATCGTGGAGGTGTGA
- a CDS encoding FABP family protein — protein sequence MIEIPSDLHPDLVPLVFLLGKWEGAGVADFPGAEKCNFGQEVVFSHDGRDFLEYTSHSWVLDAEGKMVRPLESETGFWRIDKDRKVEIVMVRDQGVAEVWYGELADQKPQIDLATDAVARTEASGPYSGGKRLYGYVKGDLMWVGEKATPEVPLRPYMSAHLKKIADQKSLQEWAASLPEDAPDGVAFYNPDGTPYTG from the coding sequence ATGATCGAGATTCCGTCCGACCTCCACCCGGACCTCGTGCCCCTCGTCTTCCTCCTCGGCAAGTGGGAGGGTGCGGGCGTCGCCGACTTCCCGGGTGCCGAGAAGTGCAACTTCGGGCAGGAGGTCGTCTTCAGCCACGACGGCCGTGACTTCCTGGAGTACACGTCGCACAGCTGGGTGCTCGACGCCGAGGGCAAGATGGTGCGCCCGCTGGAGAGCGAGACCGGCTTCTGGCGGATCGACAAGGACCGCAAGGTCGAGATCGTCATGGTCCGCGACCAGGGCGTCGCCGAGGTCTGGTACGGCGAGCTGGCCGACCAGAAGCCGCAGATCGACCTGGCCACCGACGCGGTCGCGCGGACGGAGGCGTCCGGCCCGTACAGCGGCGGCAAGCGCCTGTACGGCTACGTCAAGGGCGACCTGATGTGGGTCGGCGAGAAGGCCACCCCCGAGGTGCCGCTGCGCCCCTACATGTCGGCGCACCTGAAGAAGATCGCCGACCAGAAGAGCCTCCAGGAGTGGGCGGCGAGCCTGCCCGAGGACGCCCCCGACGGCGTCGCCTTCTACAACCCGGACGGCACGCCCTACACCGGCTGA
- a CDS encoding DUF1416 domain-containing protein — protein MCGAKAGGPDASTAKPGETTIQGSVTRDGQPVTGYVRLLDATGEFTAEVPTSATGQFRFYAAEGTWTLRALVPGATADRKVVAQQGGLTEVAIAV, from the coding sequence ATGTGTGGAGCAAAGGCCGGCGGCCCCGACGCCTCGACCGCCAAGCCCGGTGAGACCACGATCCAGGGCTCGGTGACCCGTGACGGCCAGCCCGTCACCGGCTACGTGCGCCTGCTGGACGCGACCGGAGAGTTCACCGCCGAGGTGCCCACGTCCGCGACCGGGCAGTTCCGCTTCTACGCGGCGGAGGGCACGTGGACGCTGCGCGCGCTGGTGCCCGGCGCGACGGCCGACCGCAAGGTCGTGGCGCAGCAGGGCGGCCTGACCGAGGTCGCGATCGCCGTCTGA
- a CDS encoding ABC transporter ATP-binding protein, with translation MLVRLSRAYLRPYSTSIALIVLLQLVQTLATLYLPSLNADIVDNGVVKGDTDYILALGGAMLAVTLVQIVCAIGAVYYGARTAMAVGRDLRAAVFDRVQSFSAREMGHFGAPSLITRTTNDVQQIQLLVLMAFTLMVSAPIMCVGGILMALEQDVPLSALLLVIVPVLGVIVSLIIWRMRPIFRGVQDKIDTVNRVLREQITGIRVIRAFVRDAHERERFDGANADLMDVSLKAGRLMSLMFPSVMLVVNLSSIAVLWFGGHRIESGDMEIGALTAFLSYLMQILMAVMMATFMFMMVPRAEVCAERVQEVLATDSSVVPPARPVTELRSGGHLELDGVEFRYPGAEEPVLRDVSLVARPGEITAVIGSTGSGKSTLLGLIPRLFDATAGTVRVGGVDVRELDPVRSSEAVGLVPQKPYLFTGTVASNLRYGRPDATDEELWEALETAQARDFVESMEAGLEAPIAQGGTNVSGGQRQRLAIARALVRKPDIYLFDDSFSALDYATDARLRAALARETGDATVVIVAQRVSTIRDADRIVVLDEGRVVGTGTHTELMAGNETYREIVLSQLTEEEAA, from the coding sequence GTGCTGGTCCGACTATCACGGGCGTATCTGAGGCCCTACTCCACATCGATCGCGCTGATCGTGCTCCTGCAGCTCGTCCAGACGCTTGCCACGCTCTACCTACCCTCGCTCAACGCCGACATCGTCGACAACGGTGTCGTCAAGGGTGACACCGACTACATCCTCGCCCTCGGCGGCGCGATGCTCGCGGTCACCCTCGTCCAGATCGTCTGCGCGATCGGCGCGGTCTACTACGGGGCCCGCACCGCCATGGCGGTCGGGCGCGACCTGCGCGCGGCCGTCTTCGACCGGGTGCAGTCCTTCTCCGCGCGGGAGATGGGGCACTTCGGCGCGCCCTCCCTGATCACCCGTACCACCAACGACGTCCAGCAGATCCAGCTGCTGGTGCTCATGGCGTTCACGCTGATGGTCTCCGCGCCCATCATGTGCGTGGGCGGCATCCTGATGGCGCTCGAGCAGGACGTGCCGCTGTCCGCCCTGCTGCTCGTCATCGTCCCCGTCCTCGGCGTGATCGTCTCGCTGATCATCTGGCGGATGCGACCGATTTTCCGCGGCGTGCAGGACAAGATCGACACGGTCAACCGGGTGCTGCGCGAGCAGATCACCGGCATCCGCGTCATCCGCGCCTTCGTGCGGGACGCGCACGAGCGGGAACGTTTCGACGGCGCGAACGCCGATCTGATGGACGTCTCCCTCAAGGCCGGCCGGCTGATGTCGCTGATGTTCCCGTCCGTGATGCTGGTCGTGAACCTCTCCTCCATCGCCGTCCTGTGGTTCGGCGGTCACCGCATCGAGAGCGGCGACATGGAGATCGGCGCGCTGACGGCGTTCCTCAGCTATCTCATGCAGATCCTGATGGCCGTCATGATGGCCACCTTCATGTTCATGATGGTGCCGCGCGCGGAGGTCTGCGCCGAGCGTGTCCAGGAGGTCCTGGCCACCGACTCCAGCGTGGTGCCCCCGGCGCGCCCGGTCACCGAGCTGCGCAGCGGCGGCCACCTGGAGCTCGACGGCGTGGAGTTCCGCTACCCCGGCGCGGAGGAGCCCGTCCTGCGGGACGTCTCGCTCGTCGCCCGGCCCGGCGAGATCACGGCCGTCATCGGCTCCACGGGCAGCGGGAAGTCCACGCTGCTCGGCCTGATCCCGCGGCTGTTCGACGCGACCGCCGGCACGGTGCGGGTGGGCGGCGTGGACGTCCGCGAGCTCGACCCCGTCCGCTCCTCCGAGGCCGTCGGCCTCGTCCCGCAGAAGCCGTACCTCTTCACCGGGACCGTCGCCTCCAACCTGCGCTACGGACGGCCGGACGCGACCGACGAGGAGCTGTGGGAGGCGCTGGAGACGGCGCAGGCCCGCGACTTCGTCGAGAGCATGGAGGCCGGCCTGGAGGCGCCGATCGCCCAGGGCGGCACGAACGTCTCCGGCGGGCAGCGCCAGCGCCTGGCCATCGCCCGCGCCCTGGTCCGCAAGCCGGACATCTATCTCTTCGACGACTCCTTCTCCGCCCTCGACTACGCCACCGACGCCCGGCTGCGGGCCGCGCTGGCCCGCGAGACCGGGGACGCGACCGTCGTCATCGTCGCCCAGCGCGTGTCCACGATCCGCGACGCCGACCGCATCGTCGTCCTGGACGAGGGCCGCGTCGTCGGCACCGGCACCCACACCGAGCTGATGGCCGGCAACGAGACCTACCGGGAGATCGTGCTCTCCCAGCTCACCGAGGAGGAGGCGGCGTGA
- a CDS encoding YgfZ/GcvT domain-containing protein, which translates to MPRESKASPLLSLPGAVAAEAPDEGVAAHYGDLFREQRALAGGTGFVDLSHRGVITVTGPDRLSWLHLLLTQHVSALPPGEATEALVLSANGHIEHALSLVDDGGTTWAHVEPGTQDALIAYLESMKFFYQVEVADRTDDFAVVHLPAGSIAEAPEGVQARETAHGRELFLPRATLETFAAAHGPAAGVLAYEALRVEAHRPRLGLETDHRTIPHELGLIGVAVHLQKGCYRGQETVARVHNLGKPPRRLVFLHLDGSEVSLPPHGAPVRLASDGPEGRQLGFVTTSARHHELGPIALALVKRNVAVDAPLLVGEKTAASQEVVVEP; encoded by the coding sequence ATGCCGCGTGAATCGAAAGCAAGCCCGCTGCTGTCGCTGCCCGGCGCCGTCGCCGCCGAGGCCCCGGACGAGGGCGTCGCCGCGCACTACGGCGACCTCTTCCGCGAACAGCGCGCGCTCGCCGGCGGGACCGGATTCGTCGACCTCTCGCACCGCGGGGTCATCACCGTCACCGGGCCCGACCGGCTGAGCTGGCTGCACCTCCTGCTCACCCAGCACGTCAGCGCGCTCCCGCCCGGCGAGGCCACCGAGGCGCTCGTGCTCTCCGCCAACGGGCACATCGAGCACGCCCTGTCCCTCGTGGACGACGGCGGGACCACCTGGGCCCACGTCGAACCCGGCACCCAGGACGCGCTCATCGCGTACCTGGAGAGCATGAAGTTCTTCTACCAGGTCGAGGTCGCCGACCGTACGGACGACTTCGCCGTGGTGCACCTGCCCGCGGGTTCGATCGCGGAAGCACCCGAGGGAGTGCAGGCGCGCGAGACGGCGCACGGCCGGGAGCTCTTCCTGCCGCGCGCGACGCTGGAGACCTTCGCGGCGGCGCACGGCCCCGCCGCCGGCGTCCTCGCCTACGAGGCGCTCCGCGTGGAGGCGCACCGCCCGCGGCTCGGCCTGGAGACCGACCACCGCACCATCCCGCACGAGCTCGGCCTGATCGGCGTCGCCGTCCACCTGCAGAAGGGCTGCTACCGCGGCCAGGAGACGGTGGCGCGCGTCCACAACCTGGGGAAGCCGCCGCGCCGCCTCGTCTTCCTGCACCTCGACGGCAGCGAGGTCTCCCTGCCCCCGCACGGGGCCCCCGTACGGCTCGCCTCGGACGGCCCCGAGGGCCGCCAGCTGGGCTTCGTGACGACGTCGGCACGCCACCACGAGCTGGGCCCGATCGCCCTGGCCCTGGTCAAGCGGAACGTCGCGGTGGACGCCCCGCTGCTGGTGGGCGAGAAGACGGCGGCGTCGCAGGAGGTCGTGGTCGAGCCGTAA
- a CDS encoding ABC transporter substrate-binding protein encodes MASRTARTALAALTSLALATGCGAKVTEGGDTEQKASGRHPVTVENCGVRTTYDKVPQRVVTNDVNIAEIMFALGLEDRMAGYVAPDYRADRESVPWKDGYEKVKWLSKKEITKELVLDAKADMVFAGWNYGFNEGNGFTPDALKKLGVGSYVLTESCRNGGAGKARGVMPPLEALYTDLTTLGKIFGVEDRAAKLVTDFKKKVADAQATVPADGKRPTVFLYDDGRDKAITSGAFAGPHDIITKAGGDHVMKDLKDSWPTVGWETVVERNPDVIVINNYGDVTAEQKKEFLKSYPPLADVSAVKNDRIFVLDYVDLVESPRNPAAIAALARYLKEVREA; translated from the coding sequence ATGGCCTCCCGCACCGCCCGTACCGCCCTCGCCGCCCTCACCTCCCTCGCCCTGGCCACCGGCTGCGGGGCGAAGGTCACCGAGGGCGGCGACACGGAACAGAAGGCCTCCGGCCGCCACCCCGTGACCGTCGAGAACTGCGGGGTGAGGACGACGTACGACAAGGTGCCGCAGCGCGTGGTCACCAACGACGTCAACATCGCCGAGATCATGTTCGCGCTCGGCCTGGAGGACCGCATGGCCGGCTACGTGGCCCCGGACTACCGCGCCGACCGCGAGTCGGTGCCGTGGAAGGACGGCTACGAGAAGGTGAAGTGGCTGTCCAAGAAGGAGATCACCAAGGAGCTCGTCCTGGACGCGAAGGCCGACATGGTCTTCGCCGGCTGGAACTACGGCTTCAACGAGGGCAACGGCTTCACCCCCGATGCCCTGAAGAAGCTCGGCGTCGGCTCGTACGTCCTCACCGAGTCCTGCCGCAACGGCGGCGCGGGCAAGGCGCGCGGCGTGATGCCGCCCCTGGAGGCCCTCTACACGGACCTCACCACGCTCGGGAAGATCTTCGGGGTGGAGGACCGGGCGGCGAAGCTCGTCACGGACTTCAAGAAGAAGGTCGCCGACGCCCAGGCGACCGTGCCGGCGGACGGCAAGCGGCCCACGGTCTTCCTCTACGACGACGGCCGCGACAAGGCCATCACCTCCGGCGCCTTCGCCGGCCCGCACGACATCATCACCAAGGCCGGCGGCGACCACGTGATGAAGGACCTCAAGGACAGCTGGCCCACCGTCGGCTGGGAGACCGTCGTCGAGCGCAATCCCGACGTGATCGTCATCAACAACTACGGCGACGTGACCGCTGAGCAGAAGAAGGAATTCCTCAAGTCCTACCCGCCGCTCGCGGACGTCTCCGCCGTCAAGAACGACCGCATTTTCGTCCTCGACTACGTCGACCTCGTCGAGAGCCCCCGCAACCCGGCGGCCATCGCCGCCCTCGCCCGCTACCTGAAGGAGGTCCGGGAGGCGTGA
- a CDS encoding FecCD family ABC transporter permease produces MPLPPLLAGLAAALLLSVLCGTGLGAAGVTWGETLRFLRAGLTGGSISPGEISAYTIVWELRFPRALLAAVVGAGLSAVGVAVQAMVRNALADPFVLGISSGAAIGANAVLLFGALGALGVWALSGAAFASALAAMVLVYLAARTPQGLTPLRLVLTGSAMYYGFSAVTTLMIFSADRGEASRSAMMWLLGSLGGATWSSVPIAAAVVLAGIGALLWTARSLNALAMGDETAAALGVDPERLRRGLFVLAAAVTGAVVAVSGAIGFVGLMVPHVTRMLVGADHRRVLAVAPLLGAVLLVWVDIASRLLLAPVELPVGVLTALIGVPCFVLLMRRRRYTFGGA; encoded by the coding sequence CTGCCGCTGCCCCCGCTGCTGGCCGGCCTGGCCGCGGCCCTGCTGCTCTCGGTGCTCTGCGGCACCGGCCTCGGCGCCGCGGGCGTCACCTGGGGCGAGACGCTGCGCTTCCTGCGGGCGGGGCTCACCGGCGGGAGCATCTCCCCCGGCGAGATCTCGGCGTACACCATCGTGTGGGAGCTGCGCTTCCCGCGCGCCCTGCTGGCCGCGGTCGTCGGCGCGGGCCTGTCCGCCGTCGGCGTGGCCGTGCAGGCCATGGTCCGCAACGCCCTCGCCGACCCCTTCGTGCTGGGCATCTCCTCGGGCGCCGCGATCGGCGCCAACGCCGTGCTGCTCTTCGGGGCGCTGGGCGCGCTGGGCGTGTGGGCGCTGTCCGGGGCGGCGTTCGCCTCGGCGCTCGCCGCGATGGTGCTGGTCTACCTGGCGGCCCGCACGCCGCAGGGCCTCACGCCGCTGCGGCTGGTCCTCACCGGTTCGGCGATGTACTACGGGTTCTCCGCCGTCACCACCCTGATGATCTTCAGTGCGGACCGCGGCGAGGCCTCCCGCTCGGCCATGATGTGGCTGCTCGGCAGCCTGGGCGGCGCCACCTGGTCGTCCGTGCCGATCGCGGCGGCCGTCGTGCTGGCCGGGATCGGCGCCCTGCTGTGGACGGCGCGCAGCCTCAACGCCCTGGCCATGGGCGACGAGACGGCGGCCGCGCTGGGCGTGGACCCCGAGCGGCTGCGGCGCGGGCTGTTCGTCCTGGCCGCGGCCGTCACCGGCGCCGTGGTGGCCGTCAGCGGCGCGATCGGCTTCGTCGGCCTGATGGTCCCGCACGTGACCCGCATGCTCGTGGGCGCCGACCACCGCCGCGTCCTCGCCGTCGCCCCGCTGCTGGGCGCCGTGCTGCTGGTGTGGGTGGACATCGCCTCCCGGCTGCTGCTCGCGCCCGTGGAGCTGCCCGTCGGCGTCCTCACCGCCCTCATCGGCGTGCCCTGCTTCGTCCTGCTGATGCGGCGCCGCCGCTACACCTTCGGGGGTGCCTGA